A single region of the Gracilibacillus caseinilyticus genome encodes:
- a CDS encoding DUF4129 domain-containing transglutaminase family protein — translation MKKQISLETVSTFILLCAGFLLFWEWLRPLEQITDTGNSYLFVIFTAICFAVSFFTENKIARFAVKLLSMLFVLDYLFVDARLLSSEWVQFMQLEWQFNLEIIFENNLAAMSSFFRSMLFLIVLWLMSYLLHYWFTVANKFFLFVVLTFFYLAVLDTFTVYDARLAIVRTFVISFIVFGLSRYVHLMKQVDKRNYKQQVVGWMLPIMLIVGLATVLGIYSPKPDPQWPDPVPFIESTAGHVGFSNGAVQKVGYGEDDSRLGGSFVQDDTPVFQAIAHDDIYWRIETKDVYTGKGWERSEELNYQPLTNGMIGNNTFFVDQVETTAYQGQVQPVDSNALTKAVYPYGIQMIAASRQSQFYMDAQSGLIKSESAEENIAQAYSVQYEAPSFSVNQLKDLPTDDPASIRDQYLQLPNSLPDRVRELASDITEGVETRYEKARAIEGYFAANGYRYQIEDVSVPERGEDYVDQFLFETQIGYCDNFSTSMVVLLRSLDIPARWVKGFTGGSEIMDQRNLPEGYTTYEVTNNNAHSWVEVYFPGTGWVPFEPTSGFNNPTDFYQEVTSDVDVGNAEEEQAETEETEQEEAAEEQEQKQQLTEDDGSSETAAAGQDNADGNMLYIWIIAAVIIIAATVLAYLKRYEIRNWYILRKWRRLREKSEVEAAYVYLLEILGKQGLKRKTGQTLRQYASEVDEHFGTTAMSTLTTAYEEYLYRNQTSIDKDEKRLQELFDELSDQIFA, via the coding sequence ATGAAAAAACAGATTTCGTTGGAAACAGTCTCTACGTTTATCCTGTTATGTGCAGGGTTTCTGTTGTTTTGGGAGTGGCTAAGGCCATTAGAGCAAATAACAGATACAGGTAATTCTTACTTGTTCGTTATCTTTACAGCGATTTGTTTTGCGGTTTCTTTTTTTACTGAAAATAAAATTGCCCGGTTTGCGGTGAAACTTCTTTCGATGTTATTTGTACTCGATTATTTGTTTGTTGATGCTCGTTTGCTATCCTCGGAATGGGTCCAGTTCATGCAACTGGAATGGCAATTCAATCTAGAGATTATCTTTGAAAATAATTTGGCCGCAATGTCTTCCTTTTTCAGAAGTATGCTGTTTCTCATCGTGTTATGGCTGATGAGTTATTTGCTTCATTATTGGTTTACAGTTGCGAATAAATTTTTCTTATTTGTTGTCTTGACCTTTTTCTATTTAGCTGTCCTCGATACATTCACGGTGTATGATGCACGTCTTGCTATTGTGCGAACATTTGTGATTTCTTTTATCGTATTTGGTCTAAGTCGTTATGTCCATCTGATGAAACAAGTAGATAAGCGTAACTACAAGCAACAAGTAGTAGGATGGATGCTGCCGATTATGCTGATTGTTGGTCTGGCAACCGTATTGGGGATTTATTCACCAAAACCTGATCCGCAATGGCCAGATCCAGTACCTTTTATCGAAAGTACTGCTGGTCATGTTGGTTTTAGTAATGGTGCCGTCCAAAAAGTGGGTTATGGGGAAGATGATTCACGCTTAGGTGGATCATTTGTGCAGGACGATACACCTGTATTTCAAGCGATTGCTCATGATGATATCTATTGGCGTATCGAAACGAAGGATGTCTATACCGGTAAGGGCTGGGAGCGCTCCGAAGAATTAAATTATCAACCGCTGACCAATGGTATGATTGGAAATAATACGTTTTTTGTGGATCAGGTGGAGACAACAGCGTATCAGGGGCAAGTACAACCAGTGGATAGCAATGCGCTGACGAAAGCAGTCTATCCATATGGTATTCAAATGATAGCTGCTTCCCGCCAAAGTCAATTTTATATGGATGCACAGTCTGGTTTGATAAAATCAGAATCAGCAGAAGAGAATATTGCGCAAGCTTATTCCGTTCAGTATGAGGCACCATCTTTTTCCGTAAATCAGTTAAAAGATTTACCAACAGATGATCCAGCTTCTATCCGTGACCAGTATTTGCAGTTGCCGAATAGTTTACCTGACAGAGTGCGAGAGCTGGCCAGCGATATTACCGAGGGAGTAGAAACCCGATATGAAAAAGCGCGGGCAATTGAAGGGTATTTCGCCGCGAATGGCTATCGATATCAGATTGAAGACGTATCTGTTCCAGAACGTGGGGAAGATTATGTCGATCAATTTTTATTTGAGACACAAATTGGCTATTGTGATAATTTCTCTACCTCAATGGTCGTGTTATTACGTTCGTTAGACATTCCGGCCAGATGGGTAAAAGGTTTCACAGGTGGTTCAGAGATTATGGACCAACGAAACCTTCCTGAAGGATATACGACGTATGAAGTGACGAACAATAATGCCCATTCCTGGGTCGAAGTTTATTTTCCAGGTACAGGCTGGGTTCCTTTTGAGCCTACCAGTGGATTTAATAATCCGACTGATTTCTATCAAGAGGTAACCAGTGATGTAGATGTAGGTAATGCAGAGGAAGAGCAAGCAGAAACAGAAGAGACAGAGCAAGAAGAGGCTGCAGAAGAACAAGAGCAAAAACAGCAGTTAACAGAAGATGATGGAAGTAGTGAAACTGCTGCAGCTGGACAGGATAATGCAGATGGCAATATGCTATATATATGGATCATAGCAGCGGTAATCATCATAGCAGCAACAGTATTAGCTTATCTGAAGCGGTACGAAATAAGAAATTGGTATATTCTGCGTAAGTGGAGAAGGTTAAGAGAGAAGTCGGAAGTAGAAGCTGCCTATGTATATCTATTAGAGATCCTTGGTAAACAAGGGTTGAAACGGAAAACGGGTCAAACATTGAGACAGTATGCAAGTGAAGTAGATGAACACTTCGGTACTACCGCAATGTCAACACTTACTACTGCTTATGAAGAATATTTATATCGTAACCAAACGTCCATAGACAAGGATGAAAAACGGTTACAGGAACTATTTGATGAGTTGAGTGATCAAATATTCGCTTGA
- a CDS encoding DUF58 domain-containing protein, whose translation MKFVFRKIVKSLQLVLLLGVLFVFAMFQGGFVSWFLFYSMLPIVIYMIIIPFYPVHNWKVARQLSARYTETGGMVDVTITIKRSFRFPIFFLVIEDPLPDSLAFQDPGKKKYRDLSNPALLHRKRMGKQVVYPGFKKNVVITYTLDHLPRGMHRLQTIMLKIGDPFGFVEADHRFDVIDELIVYPAVQDMKWRHTSMSLEEGAASSTVHDDKITNIVSGVREYIPGDRFSWIDWKTTARKNTVMTKEFEQEKDSNIAVVLDIGGFSDQQPLRFEAAIEWTASVLEALRKKGQNISFYTFGKQERFFSHQQLQFEFPAIQHYLTTVEQEKEISLAEQISAPLSEIAKGSIVLFVIHELDELLIERFAHWRNQDYRIFVCYIISEKDLRTTETKYVQLLRAKQIAVQVVSEQQLRQDHWEVHPSR comes from the coding sequence ATGAAGTTTGTCTTCCGGAAGATCGTAAAATCGTTACAATTAGTACTGTTATTAGGCGTTTTATTTGTTTTTGCCATGTTTCAAGGAGGCTTCGTCAGTTGGTTTCTCTTCTACAGTATGCTTCCGATTGTCATTTATATGATCATCATTCCTTTTTATCCCGTTCATAACTGGAAGGTGGCAAGACAATTGTCGGCACGCTATACCGAAACGGGTGGAATGGTCGATGTTACCATCACCATCAAGAGAAGCTTTCGATTTCCTATTTTCTTTCTTGTAATAGAAGATCCCTTACCAGATAGCTTAGCTTTCCAGGATCCCGGCAAAAAGAAATATCGCGACTTAAGTAATCCGGCATTGCTGCATCGAAAGCGTATGGGGAAGCAAGTGGTTTACCCAGGTTTTAAAAAGAATGTCGTGATTACGTATACGTTGGATCATTTGCCTAGAGGGATGCATCGCTTGCAGACCATTATGTTAAAAATTGGGGATCCATTTGGATTTGTCGAAGCTGATCATCGTTTTGACGTAATAGATGAGTTAATTGTCTATCCAGCTGTTCAGGATATGAAATGGCGTCACACGTCTATGAGCTTAGAGGAAGGAGCGGCATCTTCTACGGTACATGACGATAAAATTACAAATATCGTGTCCGGTGTTCGAGAATATATTCCTGGTGATCGTTTTTCGTGGATTGATTGGAAGACGACTGCACGTAAAAATACCGTAATGACGAAAGAATTTGAGCAAGAAAAAGATTCCAATATCGCCGTCGTGCTGGATATTGGCGGTTTTTCAGATCAACAGCCATTGCGATTTGAAGCAGCCATAGAATGGACGGCTTCAGTTCTGGAGGCGCTTCGGAAAAAGGGGCAAAATATCTCCTTCTATACCTTTGGTAAACAAGAAAGGTTCTTTTCACATCAACAATTACAATTTGAGTTTCCTGCCATTCAGCATTACCTTACAACAGTGGAGCAAGAAAAAGAAATTTCCTTAGCAGAACAAATCTCTGCACCACTAAGTGAAATTGCGAAAGGCAGTATCGTTTTGTTTGTTATACATGAGTTAGACGAATTATTAATTGAACGTTTTGCGCACTGGAGAAATCAGGATTACCGAATTTTTGTTTGTTATATCATCTCAGAGAAAGACCTGCGTACAACAGAAACGAAATACGTCCAGCTTCTCCGGGCAAAACAAATTGCAGTTCAAGTTGTCAGTGAACAACAACTAAGACAAGATCACTGGGAGGTGCATCCATCCAGATGA
- a CDS encoding AAA family ATPase, which produces MEYQKEVAQILENIEKVLIGKEREVTLSLVALLADGHVLLEDVPGVGKTMMVRALSKSLDCQFKRIQFTPDLLPSDVTGVSIYNPKDMVFEFRSGPIFGDIILADEINRTSPKTQSALLEAMEEMNVTVDGMTKSLEKPFFVMATQNPVDYEGTYPLPEAQLDRFLIKLNMGYPNENDELEMLNRTDRVHPIETISPVIDKAQLLKIQEQAEGLYMDQTVKHYIVKLVSATRSSPYVQLGVSPRGSIALMKAAKAYAYIQNRDYVIPDDVVFLAPFVLAHRVILRPEAKYEGITQMKLIHQILEEIDVPVRKELHG; this is translated from the coding sequence ATGGAATATCAGAAAGAAGTAGCGCAGATTTTGGAAAATATCGAAAAAGTACTGATAGGAAAAGAACGAGAAGTCACCCTAAGTCTTGTTGCACTATTAGCTGATGGGCATGTATTATTGGAGGATGTGCCAGGCGTCGGTAAAACAATGATGGTGCGTGCACTCTCCAAATCACTAGATTGTCAGTTTAAGCGTATCCAGTTTACTCCTGATTTATTACCCTCTGATGTAACAGGTGTTTCTATATATAATCCAAAAGATATGGTATTTGAATTCCGAAGTGGGCCCATCTTTGGGGATATCATTTTAGCGGATGAGATTAATAGAACGTCACCAAAGACACAGTCCGCACTACTAGAAGCAATGGAAGAAATGAACGTGACTGTAGATGGAATGACGAAATCATTAGAAAAGCCTTTCTTCGTAATGGCAACACAAAATCCAGTAGATTATGAAGGGACCTATCCGTTGCCTGAGGCACAGCTGGACCGTTTCTTAATCAAGCTGAACATGGGATATCCTAATGAAAATGATGAATTAGAGATGTTAAACAGAACCGATCGGGTTCACCCTATAGAGACGATTTCGCCGGTTATTGATAAAGCACAATTGTTGAAAATACAAGAACAGGCAGAAGGTCTATATATGGATCAGACTGTGAAGCATTATATTGTCAAGCTGGTATCTGCTACTCGGAGCAGTCCATATGTCCAATTAGGTGTTAGTCCTCGTGGTTCGATAGCATTAATGAAAGCTGCCAAGGCATACGCGTATATTCAGAATCGTGATTATGTCATCCCTGATGATGTTGTCTTCCTGGCACCATTTGTATTGGCACACCGAGTGATTTTAAGACCGGAAGCGAAATACGAAGGAATTACGCAAATGAAGCTGATTCATCAAATTCTGGAAGAGATTGATGTACCGGTACGAAAGGAACTGCATGGATGA
- a CDS encoding TrkH family potassium uptake protein yields MGIRDTIKKKTKQWSAIHHIVTYYLLAVVISTIIVSLPFFHNPGIDLPFIDAMFTAVTAISVTGLTVVSIPDTFNPAGQIAITVILHLGGIGIMTMGTFIWVILGRKIGLRSRKMIMVDQNSKTLAGLVKLLLAIFKLILLIEVVGAAILSIHFLSYFDGVGEAIRHGIFASVSATTNGGLDITGASLIPYADDYFVQFINMILIILGAIGFPVLVEVQEVLKGRSKALNDRHKFSLFTKITTVTFFWLVVIGAICIYLLERDAFFVDKSWHETFFYSLFQSVTSRSGGLATMDVTQFSTETLFFMSVLMFIGASPSSVGGGIRTTTFAIMLLTIWNYAKGNSSIKVFDREIHQEDMLRSFIVIATSLMLCAGSVVLLNKTEPFSLMEIIFEVASAFGTTGLSMGITPDLSIFGKCLIMCLMFIGRIGIFTFLFIIRGDDTKDRFHYPTERIIIG; encoded by the coding sequence ATGGGAATTAGAGATACAATTAAAAAGAAAACCAAACAATGGTCCGCCATCCATCATATTGTGACGTATTACCTACTGGCGGTAGTTATTTCAACGATCATTGTGAGCTTACCTTTTTTTCATAATCCTGGGATCGATCTACCTTTTATTGATGCGATGTTTACAGCTGTTACAGCGATCAGTGTTACGGGTCTGACAGTTGTTTCCATACCGGATACCTTTAACCCGGCTGGTCAGATTGCTATCACCGTCATTTTACACCTTGGCGGAATTGGTATTATGACGATGGGGACCTTTATATGGGTTATTTTAGGTAGGAAAATTGGTTTAAGAAGCCGGAAAATGATTATGGTTGATCAAAATAGTAAGACGCTTGCAGGACTAGTGAAACTGTTATTAGCCATATTTAAATTAATCTTATTAATTGAAGTAGTTGGTGCGGCTATCTTATCGATTCATTTTCTCAGTTATTTTGATGGTGTCGGAGAAGCGATCAGACATGGTATTTTTGCATCTGTAAGTGCTACGACTAATGGTGGACTTGATATTACAGGGGCTTCCTTGATCCCATATGCTGATGATTATTTTGTGCAATTTATCAATATGATTCTAATTATTCTCGGCGCCATTGGGTTTCCGGTACTGGTAGAAGTACAGGAAGTATTAAAAGGCCGTTCCAAAGCTTTAAACGACAGACATAAATTCTCACTTTTTACCAAAATCACCACAGTGACCTTCTTTTGGCTCGTTGTCATTGGTGCGATTTGTATTTATTTATTAGAGCGGGATGCCTTTTTTGTGGACAAATCATGGCATGAAACCTTTTTCTACAGCCTCTTCCAATCGGTGACAAGTCGAAGTGGTGGATTAGCAACCATGGATGTTACACAATTCTCGACAGAGACCTTGTTTTTTATGAGTGTGTTAATGTTTATTGGTGCGTCGCCAAGCAGTGTTGGTGGCGGGATTCGAACGACCACCTTCGCGATTATGCTTTTGACGATTTGGAATTACGCAAAAGGGAATTCCAGTATTAAAGTATTTGATCGTGAAATTCATCAGGAGGACATGTTGCGTTCCTTTATCGTTATTGCGACGTCCCTAATGTTATGTGCCGGATCGGTTGTACTATTAAACAAAACAGAACCTTTTTCTTTAATGGAGATCATTTTTGAAGTTGCATCTGCTTTCGGTACGACAGGTCTATCGATGGGAATTACACCAGACTTATCGATCTTCGGCAAATGTCTGATCATGTGTCTAATGTTTATCGGAAGAATCGGGATTTTTACATTCCTGTTCATTATCCGCGGAGACGATACAAAAGACAGATTCCACTACCCAACAGAACGAATTATCATCGGCTAA
- a CDS encoding TrkH family potassium uptake protein translates to MFAKIKPLYEKLGNLSGIQLIVLFYLSAAIFSTVLLRMPFFHQEGMHVSWLDSFFTAVSAISVTGLTVFSTADTFNYAGYIALAFVLQFGGIGIMTLGTFVYILLGKKVGFRTRQLIQIDQNRNTLAGLVKLMVRILRTVLVIEFIGGIVLAIYFLSYFDSWQEAFMQGFFASISATTNAGFDITGASLVPFADDYYVQFINMLLLILGAIGFPVLLEVQELLWGRYKNLEWKYQFSLYTKVTTITFFILIIVGALGIYMFEYHHFLQGKAWHESLFYSLFQSVTTRNGGLATMDVSEFSTPTLLLLCALMFIGASPSSVGGGIRTTTFAIMMLAIFHYAKGHDTIKVFRREVDPDDVSRSFIVATTALMLCGGAITLLIWIEPLNNMALVFEAFSAFGTTGLSMGITPDLSIAGKLIIIVLMFIGRIGIFSFLFLLRGQDVKDRYHYPKEKMIIG, encoded by the coding sequence GTGTTTGCTAAAATAAAACCCCTTTATGAGAAACTGGGAAACCTATCAGGGATACAACTAATTGTGTTATTTTACTTATCTGCGGCAATTTTTTCCACCGTTCTGCTACGCATGCCTTTTTTTCATCAAGAAGGGATGCACGTATCATGGCTGGATAGTTTTTTTACAGCGGTCAGTGCGATTAGTGTTACGGGCTTAACGGTTTTTTCTACAGCTGATACTTTTAATTATGCAGGGTATATTGCATTAGCATTTGTTCTCCAGTTCGGTGGAATTGGAATTATGACGCTAGGAACCTTTGTCTACATATTACTCGGAAAAAAAGTAGGTTTTCGTACGAGACAATTAATCCAGATTGATCAGAACCGCAACACGTTAGCAGGACTTGTGAAATTAATGGTCCGGATTCTTCGGACAGTATTGGTTATAGAATTTATTGGTGGTATTGTACTTGCCATTTATTTCTTAAGTTACTTCGATTCGTGGCAGGAGGCATTTATGCAAGGTTTTTTTGCATCGATTAGTGCTACGACCAATGCGGGGTTTGATATAACAGGTGCTTCGTTAGTCCCGTTTGCGGACGACTATTATGTACAATTCATTAATATGCTGTTGCTGATTTTGGGTGCAATCGGTTTTCCTGTGTTATTAGAGGTGCAGGAATTACTATGGGGCAGATACAAAAATTTGGAATGGAAGTATCAATTTTCGTTGTATACAAAAGTAACAACCATTACTTTTTTTATTCTTATTATCGTAGGGGCTCTTGGTATTTATATGTTTGAATATCACCACTTTTTGCAGGGGAAAGCGTGGCATGAATCATTGTTTTACAGCCTCTTCCAATCAGTTACAACACGGAATGGCGGTTTAGCTACAATGGATGTGTCGGAATTTAGTACACCCACCTTACTTTTACTTTGTGCGCTTATGTTCATTGGTGCCTCTCCAAGCAGTGTAGGTGGCGGAATCAGGACGACAACATTTGCAATTATGATGCTGGCAATTTTTCATTATGCGAAAGGGCATGACACGATCAAGGTATTTAGACGGGAAGTTGATCCAGATGATGTTTCACGCTCATTTATCGTCGCTACCACGGCCTTAATGTTATGTGGGGGAGCCATTACCCTGTTGATTTGGATTGAACCTTTAAACAATATGGCTCTCGTATTTGAGGCATTCTCAGCATTTGGAACAACGGGCTTATCGATGGGCATTACCCCTGACTTATCTATCGCTGGAAAATTGATCATTATTGTCTTAATGTTTATCGGCCGCATCGGTATTTTTTCATTCCTTTTCCTTTTAAGAGGACAGGATGTGAAAGATCGCTATCATTATCCAAAAGAAAAGATGATAATCGGTTAG